A part of Fimbriiglobus ruber genomic DNA contains:
- a CDS encoding DUF1559 domain-containing protein: MSPTDIRLRAIVPVPLRPRRVGFTLIELLVVIAIIAILIGLLLPAVQKVREAANQAKCRNNLKQLGLALHNFNDTYGSFPQGVQWGVPMASYAPPRMSYILYVYPFIEQNNAYQLFNVNAPNNGVGPWHGNANSLGSGAPTAVIVPVFICPSDSGVTSITNNFGSYGLGNYMPFMPGNCVGGALTTSTRTAMCVNSGARFADITDGTSGTMVLGEYVRSVGDPIDYRGFVWSDQAGYSQVYTQNTPNSSSPDLLTPGWCVNLPAQNRPCGNASGTYTTSDTNSAASRSMHLGGVNVVMADGAVRFASNAVSLSTWQALATISGGEIPGSDF; encoded by the coding sequence ATGTCCCCGACTGATATTAGGTTACGAGCGATTGTCCCGGTCCCGCTGCGTCCGCGACGAGTCGGGTTTACGCTCATCGAGTTACTGGTCGTGATCGCGATCATCGCAATCCTTATCGGGTTACTTCTGCCGGCCGTGCAGAAGGTCCGCGAAGCCGCCAACCAAGCCAAGTGTCGCAACAACTTGAAGCAGTTGGGTCTGGCCCTGCACAACTTCAACGACACCTACGGGTCATTCCCCCAGGGCGTCCAATGGGGGGTGCCAATGGCTTCGTACGCGCCGCCGAGAATGAGCTACATCCTGTACGTCTACCCGTTCATTGAACAAAACAACGCCTATCAGCTCTTTAACGTCAACGCCCCCAACAACGGCGTCGGACCGTGGCACGGTAACGCCAACTCCCTCGGCTCCGGCGCGCCGACGGCGGTCATTGTGCCGGTATTCATTTGCCCGAGCGATAGCGGCGTCACGTCGATTACCAACAATTTCGGCTCGTACGGCCTTGGCAATTACATGCCGTTTATGCCGGGCAATTGCGTGGGGGGAGCACTGACAACGAGTACCCGGACCGCCATGTGCGTGAATTCCGGGGCCCGGTTCGCGGACATTACCGATGGCACCAGCGGCACAATGGTGTTGGGCGAGTACGTGCGGAGCGTTGGCGATCCCATCGATTACCGCGGCTTTGTCTGGTCGGACCAGGCCGGGTACAGCCAGGTCTATACGCAAAACACGCCGAATTCGAGTTCGCCCGACCTGCTGACGCCGGGTTGGTGTGTCAACCTCCCGGCTCAAAACCGACCGTGCGGTAATGCCTCGGGGACGTACACAACGAGCGATACCAATTCCGCCGCGTCGCGGAGCATGCACCTCGGGGGCGTGAACGTGGTGATGGCCGACGGCGCGGTGCGGTTCGCGTCGAACGCCGTCAGCCTCTCCACGTGGCAGGCCCTCGCCACCATCTCCGGCGGCGAAATACCCGGCAGTGACTTCTGA